The proteins below come from a single Cannabis sativa cultivar Pink pepper isolate KNU-18-1 chromosome 3, ASM2916894v1, whole genome shotgun sequence genomic window:
- the LOC115711317 gene encoding polyamine oxidase 1: MPIHNLISLFIFLLSLSLSTFSLFFPPFMDSPSRSSVIIIGAGVSGLSAAKLLAENGIEDILILEASDRIGGRIRKEDFGGVSVELGAGWIAGVGGKESNPVWELANESGLRTCFSDYSNARYNIYDRSGKIFPSGLAADSYKKAVDSAIRQLRIQEAEFCGSDLSNATEPPSTPKTPIELAIDFILHDFEMAEVEPISTYVDFGEREFLVADERGYEHLLYKMAEDFLFSSGGNILDSRLKLNKVVRELRHSRNGVTVTTEDGSVYDANYVILSVSIGVLQSDLISFSPPLPRWKTEAIQQCDVIVYTKIFLKFPDKFWPCGPGKEFFIYAHERRGYYTFWQHMENAYPGSNILVVTLTNEESKRVESQSDEETLQEAMEVLRDMFGPNIPDATNILVPRWWSNRFQRGSYSNYPLITNDQDFRDIKAPVGRIFFSGEHTSERFSGYVHGGYLAGIDTGKAILEDIGKNKERQNDQNQTFLLEPLLALTGSLTLGQTETTVVSGPHKCEIPTQLYLSGNIGIQEAIL; encoded by the exons ATGCCTATTCACAATctcatttctttatttatttttcttctctctctctctctctctactttctctctcttctttcctCCATTCATGGATTCACCTTCTCGCTCCTCCGTAATCATCATCGGCGCTGGTGTCTCCG GTTTATCGGCCGCCAAGTTGTTGGCCGAGAACGGAATAGAGGATATATTGATACTAGAAGCGTCGGACCGAATCGGCGGGAGAATACGGAAAGAAGATTTCGGTGGAGTGTCGGTAGAGCTTGGAGCGGGTTGGATCGCTGGAGTCGGTGGTAAAGAATCAAATCCAGTTTGGGAACTCGCTAACGAATCTGGTCTCAGAACTTGCTTTTCCGATTACAGTAATGCTCGTTATAACATCTACGATCGGAG CGGGAAGATTTTTCCGAGTGGACTCGCTGCCGACTCGTACAAAAAAGCGGTCGACTCAGCTATTCGCCAGCTTAGAATACAGGAAGCGGAATTTTGTGGTAGCGACCTCTCCAATGCAACCGAACCGCCTTc AACGCCCAAAACTCCGATTGAGCTTGCTATTGATTTTATCTTACATGACTTTGAGATGGCAG AAGTAGAACCCATATCTACTTATGTGGATTTTGGAGAAAGAGAATTTTTAGTTGCGGATGAAAGAGGTTATGAACATTTGCTATATAAAATGGCTGAAGATTTTCTTTTCTCATCTGGGGGGAATATTTTGGATAGTCGTCTTAAACTCAATaag GTTGTACGGGAATTACGGCACTCGAGAAACGGCGTTACTGTGACAACAGAAGATGGTTCCGTCTACGATGCCAACTACGTAATTTTGTCTGTTAGCATTGGCGTTCtccaaagtgatctcatttcaTTCAGTCCACCCTTGCCC AGATGGAAAACAGAGGCTATACAACAATGTGATGTCATAGTGTACACTAAGATATTTCTCAAGTTTCCTGATAAATTCTGGCCATGTGGACCCGGGAAGGAGTTTTTCATCTATGCCCATGAACGGAGAGGCTACTACACTTTTTGGCAG CACATGGAGAATGCTTATCCTGGCTCAAATATTCTTGTTGTAACGTTGACAAATGAGGAATCAAAGCGTGTGGAATCTCAATCTGATGAAGAAACATTGCAAGAAGCCATGGAAGTTCTTAGAGATATGTTTGGCCCCAATATTCCTGATGCTACTAATATTCTTGTTCCTCGCTGGTGGAGCAACCGTTTTCAGCGTGGCAGCTATAGTAACTACCCTCTCATCACTAATGACCAAGATTTCCGTGACATTAAG GCTCCAGTGGGACGCATATTTTTCAGCGGCGAACACACAAGCGAGAGATTTAGCGGCTATGTACACGGCGGATACCTTGCCG gtatTGATACTGGTAAAGCTATACTAGAAGATATTGGTAAAAACAAGGAAAGGCAAAACGATCAAAATCAAACATTTTTGTTAGAACCCCTGTTAGCGTTGACCGGGTCGTTGACTTTGGGACAGACAGAAACAACAGTAGTATCAGGTCCCCACAAATGTGAAATTCCCACACAATTATATCTAAGTGGTAATATTGGGATCCAAGAAGCGATATTATGA
- the LOC115709674 gene encoding probable glycosyltransferase STELLO1: protein MMVQQDPPFPSSKKPPKPHRKQPQTQPQPQQTTTILSDHFPEPQSLGLPKWVSFNLFKVTTFTILALVIAALFFLHNTNESSATFFCFNSHTKKPIPIQLPKLDFNSVRPISDKDSVYASFTSRRWIVVSVSDYPSDSLRKLVKIKGWQVLAVGNSRTPSDWALKGAIFMTLEDQANLGFRVLDYLPYDSYVRKTIGYLFAIQHGAKMIFDADDRAEIVGDDLGKHFDLKLSSVDVMQERILQYNRMNPNRSVVNPYVHFGQRSVWPRGLPLENVGEVGHEEYYNQVFGGTQYIQQGLSNGLPDVDSVFYLTRKLGSESFDIRFDDNSPKVALPQGVMVPVNSFNTLFHSNSFWALMLPVSVSSMASDVIRGYWAQRVLWEIGGSVVVYPPTIFREDKIEGYPFAEEKDLHVNVGRLIKFLVSWRSTKRNLFEKILDLSFAMAKEGFWTEKDLQFTAAWLEDLLAVGYNQPKLKALELDGIRLGTTVNQGELKEFVPQKLPCVHLGVKESETVNYEIGNLVRWKKNFGNIVLIMFVSGSVEGTALEWRLLYGRIFKTVVILSEKANEELAVEEASLDQIYKYLPKIFERFTSAEGFLFLQDNTVLNYWNLVQADKSKLWITDKVPQSWTTVSSKEKKSDWFSKQARMVKKVVSTMPAHLQVSYKASSTGEKSLTICSSEIFYIPRAFVGDFVDLVGLVGNFNMHYKVAIPMFFTAMDSPQQFDNVFFKMIYNPELLSSNSSRSYSAQVPAVYPWTVSNEVGFVELIRVMAAGDPLLMELV from the exons ATGATGGTCCAACAAGACCCGCCATTTCCATCCTCGAAAAAGCCTCCAAAACCTCATCGCAAGCAACCCCAAACACAACCCCAACCCCAACAGACCACCACCATTCTCTCAGATCACTTCCCTGAGCCTCAATCTCTCGGTTTGCCCAAATGGGTTTCCTTCAATCTCTTCAAAGTCACCACCTTTACGATCCTGGCTCTTGTAATTGCAGCCCTCTTCTTCCTCCACAACACTAATGAGTCTTCAGCTACTTTCTTCTGTTTcaattctcacactaagaagcCAATCCCAATTCAACTTCCCAAACTGGATTTCAATTCGGTTCGACCCATTTCGGATAAAGATTCGGTTTACGCATCTTTCACTTCCCGTCGATGGATTGTGGTATCGGTTTCTGATTATCCTTCTGATTCACTTCGGAAGCTTGTTAAAATCAAGGGTTGGCAAGTATTGGCAGTTGGGAATTCGAGGACTCCTTCAGATTGGGCTCTTAAAGGTGCGATTTTTATGACATTGGAGGACCAAGCTAATCTGGGTTTTCGTGTTTTGGATTACCTTCCTTATGATTCTTATGTTAGGAAGACAATTGGGTACCTTTTCGCCATCCAACATGGCGCGAAAATGATTTTCGATGCTGATGATAGGGCGGAAATTGTTGGTGATGATCTTGGTAAGCATTTTGATTTGAAATTGTCTAGTGTGGATGTAATGCAGGAGAGGATTTTGCAGTATAATCGTATGAATCCAAATAGATCGGTTGTGAATCCTTATGTTCATTTTGGGCAGCGTTCGGTTTGGCCAAGGGGATTGCCATTAGAGAATGTTGGTGAAGTTGGTCATGAAGAGTACTATAATCAAGTGTTTGGAGGTACACAATATATTCAACAGGGTTTATCTAATGGCTTACCTGATGTTGATTCTGTTTTTTACTTAACTAGAAAATTGGGTTCAGAATCATTTGATATAAGGTTTGATGATAATTCTCCTAAGGTTGCATTACCACAAGGTGTTATGGTACCTGTAAATTCATTCAATACATTGTTTCATTCGAATTCGTTTTGGGCTTTAATGCTTCCGGTTTCTGTTAGTTCAATGGCTTCTGATGTGATTAGGGGTTATTGGGCACAAAGGGTTTTGTGGGAAATTGGTGGTTCTGTTGTGGTTTATCCTCCAACAATATTTAGAGAGGATAAGATTGAAGGATACCCTTTTGCAGAAGAAAAGGATCTACATGTAAATGTTGGTCGGTTGATTAAGTTTTTGGTTTCTTGGAGATCTACTAAGCGAAATTTATTCGAGAAAATATTGGATTTGAGTTTTGCTATGGCAAAAGAAGGGTTTTGGACTGAAAAAGATTTGCAGTTCACAGCAGCTTGGCTTGAAGATTTGCTTGCTGTTGGTTATAATCAACCGAAGTTGAAGGCATTGGAGTTGGATGGGATTCGGCTGGGAACCACTGTCAACCAGGGAGAGTTGAAGGAGTTTGTTCCTCAAAAACTACCTTGTGTGCATCTTGGAGTTAAGGAATCGGAGACTGTAAATTATGAGATTGGGAACCTTGTTCGCTGGAAGAAGAATTTCGGTAACATTGTGCTGATCATGTTTGTAAGTGGGTCGGTTGAAGGAACTGCCTTGGAGTGGAGATTGCTTTATGGCAGGATATTCAAAACTGTGGTGATTTTGTCTGAGAAAGCCAATGAAGAGTTAGCTGTGGAAGAAGCTTCACTCGACCAAATATACAA GTATTTGCCAAAGATATTTGAAAGGTTTACTAGTGCAGAAGGATTCTTGTTTCTCCAGGACAATACAGTTCTAAACTACTGGAATTTAGTACAAGCAGACAAATCTAAGTTGTGGATCACTGATAAG GTGCCTCAGTCATGGACTACAGTCTCAAGTAAGGAAAAAAAGTCAGATTGGTTTTCAAAACAAGCTCGAATGGTTAAGAAAGTTGTAAGCACTATGCCGGCTCACCTTCAGGTCAGCTACAAAGCAAGTAGCACAGGTGAAAAGAGTCTCACAATCTGTAGTTCGGAGATTTTCTACATTCCTCGGGCTTTTGTTGGGGACTTTGTAGATCTTGTAGGCCTTGTGGGTAATTTCAATATGCACTACAAGGTAGCGATTCCTATGTTTTTCACTGCAATGGATTCGCCACAACAATTTGACAATGTCTTCTTTAAGATGATTTACAACCCAGAGTTACTGTCTAGTAACTCTTCTCGCTCTTATTCTGCTCAAGTACCTGCTGTATACCCTTGGACCGTTTCCAATGAGGTCGGTTTTGTAGAGCTCATAAGAGTCATGGCAGCTGGGGACCCCCTTCTAATGGAGCTGGTTTAA